The Plasmodium vivax chromosome 7, whole genome shotgun sequence DNA window TCCCTTTTAAGGAGAGAAgttcttttaaataatgcACCTTTTTCGCCATCTTGTCTAATATCTCTTTGATCTGTTCTTCATGTAAATCACGCGCAGATTCCCCATCCTGTAATCGATTTATTTCTGTGACGCTTTTTTCAAACTCTATCTTcagttcatatattttttctttcaaattcTAATATTcctttgtaaaatttttccacTGTTTGTAAACTTTCATCTATTTTGGTTTTCTCagtgttaatttttcttatttgcatcaaataaaaatttacttttGATGTGTCGTTTTCTAGTTGTCCTATATCATTTAATTCCGTTTCATACGTTTCTTTTAAGTTttcgtatatatttttatatctaTTAGAAATGAACTCCGAATTGTTTACTATTTCATCTTTATATTCATTCATTTGGTCTATAAGGTACTGAAGATCGTTTATCTTATCAGCTATTGTTTCGTCCTCACTTTCTGGAATTTCGTAGTAtatctgttcatttttttcgtatataTCTTCAGCGTCatcttttactttttccgcttcggttttaattttattgcaCTCCTCTTGATTAAATGTCGACTCCTGCAGCGCAGTAGCACTTTTTCCTAACGTGTCTATAATGGTAGACAGTAGTTCATTAGATTTTATTACCTTACTTTCATATGCTTTCTTAATTGGTTCGTTAAGCGTTTTTATGTATTGAAAAATGCAGTAGTTGTTTGCTAGCGCTTTGGAAttatcttcaaatttttgtaaatctATTTCTGCAGATTCGTCCTCTTCATTTATGGattctaattttttggcTGCATCGTCAATTAACGTACTGTTAATGACATACAAATGGGAAACTTCACTAATTTCTTCTCCTAACAGCTTCAGCGAATTAACAGTTTCTTGAATGTCTATACCTAGTTCGTTAGATtctgataaaattttatctaGCACTGTATAATCGTTAATGCTCTTCggaatgtacatatatgcttCCATTTTATACTGATCTGAACTTGATATAAAATTCTTGCGCATTGTATTATATTTCTGCACATATTCCCCACAGTTATCCTTACAGTAGGAATCCTTCAAAACTGAAAaggcattattttttatatcatttaatTTGGGCTTTAATACTCCCTTATACGATTCTAGATGTTTTGCATAGGCTTGAGATACTGCTGAGAGTTTTGTTTCCTTATCACCCAACGTCTCTGTTTCTATGGACTTCCTCTTGGCATAATTAATCTCATACTCTAATATGATCATTTGATCTTTTTCAGATATGCATGAATCCATTAACGTTTTCAACGAATTTGTGTATTCTGTAACTTGCTGTTTAAGTGTTTCCTCATAGTAGGTATGGTATTGACTGTCCTTTGGAATCAGCTCCAGAAttagattaaaaaattgtaagtCAACAAAATCAATCTCCATGTCAAACACTAGGTTATACTTATCATTTTCTTTCAGTTTCTCGCTCATATCAACTATAGAATTGTACATTCCCTCCAAATCGTCTGATTCTCCCCCTTCTTGGCTTTGCACAAAAGAGCTTAGGACACCCTgtattttctcattttcttttcccttttccgtgCTCTCCCGCGTAGTACTATGTGGTGTACTTTCTTTTACATGAACGCTGTATGATAAACTTTTTCCATCGACATGACCGTTTAAGTTAACAAACGATGAATCATGAGACGGACGTGATCCTTCAGCGTCTTTTCCACTTGCGTTATCTGTTTCTTTAACATACGCTTTTTGGCTTAGAAAGTTCGAAATTTTCGCGTTCCTTCTTTTCACCCTATTATGTTTcgactttttatttttctttaaattagAATCCAGCGAAAAGAAGTTTACTTTCCCTTCGCTATTCCTTATGTCTTCTTCTGCATTTTCTCCGTGCCCTGCACCTAAATGGGGGGTCAAAGGGGGAGTACATAAAGCACGTACATAGGAGAGGTGCGTAGTAAATGGTACATAGGAAATGGTACATGAAGAAAAGCCCCCAAGTGGGAAGATATAGATAATCCCACTCAGCGCAAATAAccaaaaattacaaatttacACCATCACGCATAAGTACACATGCACGTACACACTCATGTGTGTTACCTAAATAGTTGAACAGGCAAAGAAGCGCTGCTAGGCAAATCCCCCTTTTCATGGTTTAAACAGATCCAGtgactccccttttttttctttttttccgtgcCTTTAAACGTTAAAATGAACGCATCCTTTTATTAGTAGATTTGCGCCGTTGCTCAGCTTATCTGCCTTCCTGAGATGtaagtataaatatatatatatatatatatatatatatatatgtactctTTTGCGCGTTTTTCTCCTGTGCGAAAGAAGGCTTTGCACATTCGCGGCAAGATCAAAAGTTTAACTTACCAAACGACAAAATTCAAACGATGCGAATTCGATAGAAACAATCAAAACagggaaaacaaatataCAACTTAGAATAGCGCTATAGGGTCATATtttgtgacttttttttttttttttacaacaaaaACTTTTTTGTGCACAGATTGGGAACATCTACACTAAACATTCGCCTAAGcattgcaaaaaaaacaaaaaaaaaaattccgtTTCTCCTACAACGAAGAAGTAACAATTCTAAAACCAAtgagttaaaaatataggaaaaaaatggaacgcAATTTAAAGgtaaaagataaaaataaagtttttccttccaaaGGGGAATTCGGCAAACATTGCaacagcaaaaaaagaagtgatCACAGCGGGAACAATTTTCTACATACCCATTCTGTTTTGaaccataaaaaataaaatttccctccttttttgatCAAATTAAGATGCCCCGTGCAAGGTTGtttttcgcaaaattgtGCTTATACTATACACACAGGTGAACgtaatatacacacatattttttacaataaaatataatctGAACAAATCAAGGAAGGCAGTCAAAATGaaactattattattatttatttatttttttaattattattaaatcaaACCTTGCACTCGAGTAAAAACCTCTTTCAATTTTACCAGTCGTGATCCCGAGAAGGCTATTTAAATTGAATTTTTAAGTGCACACTTTGTTCCTTAAAGCGGCTCTAATAAGCATGCACCTGTTTAATTAAtggtaattaaaaaaaaaaaaaaattatgattagtaaaaaatttgacgTTGCTAAAGAGAAGGTGCATCACTGAgaatgaattaattttttgggaaatcaaaaattgtaattaaaaCATTTGGTTTGCTCCACCGCaaaaacgaacaaataaACAACAGTTTTGttctaatttttaaagttGTACGAGGGGCAATTCGCTCACCATTTGTcttgtacacatatatatatacatgttgcACAGTcacctttttcatttttcacatatatttttatactttcCTGTTTGACTGCTCCGCGTTTTACGGTTACCTGGATTGTTTTTCCTTACCTCATTAGATCGGgcgcgaaaaataaattaaacgtTACCGCGTCTAATCACTGCACATAAAATGTGCTCAACCGTTACTACAACGACACACATAATATATGTTACGTTATCTTATAATCTTTATTcggatttttttccttttttttttttttccctttttcgctgTGCGTTAGCGTACCCTTATATGTGTACCCTTTCATGGTGTATAAATGTCAAATTAGCTGACCAAATTGTTCACCATTATTTGTTTCCAATTCTGAAATTAATTTGCGCGAAATGTTCCATAAAAAAGACAtgttaacacatttttaatgatCCTCAAATTTATTcactttaaaatttaatgctATATCATCCgattgttttcttttttccccatatACTGTCACGCTAAGGTAATTTTCTGCATCTGTGGAACGAATTACTTCTTCTATATGCTCACATCGATTACACATTTGCTCAAAGAACACCTCCGAATGGGTTCACATTTTGCAACGCTTCCCAggttaaaagggaaaaagttCCTTTTGCCATAAATGCAATTTTCCACTTGGGCGTTGCACCtccttcgaaaaaaaaaaaaaaagaaaacacctTTTTAGAATGACCTAGTACTTCACTAACGGGTTAAGAAGTTAACTGAGAAGAACGCGAGTGGGCGCCATAGCAATGGAAGCCCTACAGTCCATTCCTACATATTAACTGCTTCCCTTTCTTATTTCAAAATACGTATAACATACCTTTTTTCCATGAAGCCCATTTTCATGGGCATGCGCGTAAAAACTGGATCATTACTCATTTGGCATGTAAACGTTTTTGCGCAACTACACATGTGacttataaaaacaaattgaacTCCCATTAATAGCCAACGCTATGTGCACATGCAGGGCACATTTCACGGATACACCTTGGCAAAAGTTCGcggtgcccctttttgcaaaatggttaATCAGTTAAATTACCTACTTATTCTTCCACCCTCCTGCCattcctattttttccactttttacGTATTATATTGTAACAAATTAAATCTTgcgaaaaatgtgcaaatggaTGGGAAACACCTTTGAGAGTCAAATGTGATGTCCCCATTTAAAcctatgtaaaaaaaaaggatctcCCTTTTGTGCACTTTTGGAAAATCGATATGGGTACACCACAGGAAGGAGGGGGTATAACATCAGGGCATATTTCTTCACCTTTCCTCGATCACACTTTTTCGATTCCGTTTTATTTAACTTTAATGTGTAATGGACTGGTTCTACCTAAGCAGTCCCAACCGTGCAGGTCTTTTATTATCCTTGGGGGAAGAACCCCTAAGGAGAGGGATAGACATACGTTTATATTTGCCCACCTTCACATATGGGCGCTCCTTTGCAAGGACATAAGTACACATGAACATACTTGAAATTGTTTGCCAAAATGCTGCATAAACAAATGGTGaacaagtaaaaaaaaaaagagtttctCATGCTCTTCCTTCTAtgatggggggaaaaaggtgCTTCCCCGGGGAAAGCGCCACTTGGAGGTAACAAATAGAAGCGGCTATCCTTAATTATACAAATTCGCACTCCTTTtgacatatatttaaaatgtacatttttcaaattaatgCTTTAAAATcatggagcaaaaaaaaaaattgctttttccccaaacgggagttaaatttttttaaagttcaTCATCAGTTTAATTTGCTGAACATTTTCTTGcaacattattatttttgtaaaaaaggcCGCTTTCAATTTTAATACATGAAAAGAGAATTATTCCTCAAAAGTGATAGATACAAATGGATCGAAACGAGttgaatgttttttttttttttttcctacgtCATTTTATGTGGTTTTGCATGCAAATTCCACTTTGTGCCTCTTCCccaatgaaaaaatatgtggtGCGCACGGCGCTTAATTCTGTAGACGAATTTTAAACCTGTATAAAAACACTTCATGGTTTTGGAGTGTATACCTGTGGGTGCGCTTAAAAAtgttgagaaaaaaggagggtgAAATCTACACCCATAAAAATACAACCACTAGCTCTTGGCAGAGATGTATACACGCCTATATATGTAGAATGCCATTTTGCACGAAACTCCATTTTGACATCATCGTTAATGAGAAGAAACTTCCAAATCTGATGTGCGAAGCTCAAAGCAGGTTGACCGTTAGCACAAAATATGCGCCATTAAGGAAGTGGtcccttttgaaaaatgtgcatgcaaaatgaagcaatTGTTATGCCACATCCGTTCATTTACTCTGACATGTACATTTTGAATGAATAACATTAAattgagtaaaaaaaagaaaccctTTTGCCAAATAACGTGGACCTTCCCGAATTGTacagcttaaaaaaaaaattacaaaattaagtGAACATAAAAAGTATCGGCAATTTTTCCCAACTTTTTGGCACAATTAACCCAACATACAAGTAAAAAGAACAGCAATTTGGACGCAAACCCGTTTACACGAAatagaaggaaaaatttttacgCAATGGAATTCAACAACAGATTaaccctttttattttatttatatgctcCGCCTTAATTGCAGCATACAGCTGCGGGGATGCGAATCAGAAATCAAAGCCCAATGTTCCCCTAGATCCAAGGATCCTAGAATTGAGTACAAAggtggagaaggaaaagagaTTACACAATTTAATATACGTATCAATTCTTTCTGGGACGATTATAACACTTGTGTTTTCACTGGTGGGACTCGTTGTCGATGATTACATTAGAGATGTCAAATGGAAAGAGCAACATACAAAAAAGAGGTGATGAACGGATAAGATATAAAAGTGGAAGAAAGGAATTACCCCCTGGTGGACGAACATGCGTAATTTTTACCCACAAAAGAAGGGTCGCGCATAATTCACACATACTTACCCGCTCCGTTACAAAATAAACCCATCGGCTGAGCCAACTGatgtgaaggggaagaagaccAGTACTGTTAGCCCGAACTGCATATTTATGTGTGCACACCCAcacgttcattttttcccaccccctttttgtgcgcTACAGAATGaatacttttaatttttgtgaattCCTCCGCTCGGCCGTTTTTAAATGTACACTATGTATATTTACGCTGCTCTTTTTACAAGTGTTcgcatatgtatattgtTCCTACAGGTATGTGTATCCACTGCTTGTGCAAGTACAAATAACTGCGTCGTTCGTAATGCGCATATTTCTTGAGTACATAACATTTTGACCGTTTTAACATTTTAGCATTATAGCATTTATTGTATTCAAAAACTTGTTAAAGAAAGTCTGCAATATAATGTGAAAAGAAATATTCTTTAACAAATgacctttttctttaaagaataaaaattcgGATGGTACATCCcttcaaagggggaaaatcagGCCGCCTACATAaatggcagtttttttttttctttctcacATTTTGGCAATAATGGGAAACgcttttgaggaaaaaatatacgcgCCTTCACAAGGGCGTAATcctgtgcacattttttaacgTTATATCTTTGTTGTTGTTGGAACTTTCCTATTTTGTGCTCGGGTACGACGCTTCGCACTTTTGCgcgcatttttaattaacacAGGTTGGTGGGATATTCACATaaaaagagttttttttttctacgtagcgtgaaaaaatatttttaaatgaaatcgTGTGAAGCATTTTCCCTTCCAGCGAGCCAATTCATCTTtacatgttaaaataaagatTATGGAGAGGCTACATTTTCCCTAAAGTGcaattttctcaaaatgaGTCATTCGTAAAACTGCTTGAATCCACAAATAATCGCCAATTATtgcatattcattttaacaaaaattctGCAGCgatgtataaaataaatggaataaaTGCTCCATTCCCTTTTGCTTAAGCGGCTTGCACAAAAGGTACCACTTATATGAAAAGTGCAAACCAAAAATGGATAAAAaaatctccttttttctccgaaaaattgtaaaaattctCCCTTTGCTTTGTTCTGTCCACATCCATTCTTCTGCATAAATTCACCCCCAACGGgcgcttcacatttttctttttttcctccgcttatatattgttatacCAAAAAgttatgaaaaaagaaggcgaaTTTGACGCACCATGTGAAAGTATTGACTTCATtattttgccgctccccccctatATTCGTTAGAAGGACCAACATAAAAGGCAAAACATGGCGTGATAAAGACCGCTACACaaagaatatatttacgCAAACCATATTTTTTAGATGCATAAGCGCGTGTAAAACTTATCTTTATGCAAACGTTTAATACAATCCACACAGCCCCCACGTATGCCACAAACGCTTGTGCTTGAAGACCCCCCGGATGACtcgcaaaaatgaattacCTTTTCGGAACCCGTCGAAACTTTAATATATCTCGACTCAAAAACACATTCATAAGCCATACATACAAAGGGAACAATGTGAAAGAGCACCATTGTAAGAAATTATCCTTTAGCACAAAAAGTGGGGGGCATAATAATgacaataataatagtaacaACAccttaaattataaattttccaaaaaaggaaaagacgaaaaagagacaaattttttttcaaatccaAATTATAAAGTAATTAATTCACAgccaaaaagaaatttaagcGTTTTTGGATATAACAGAGGAAAACTGTTCGTGAGCATCAAGAAGGACTTCACCAGTTTTGTTGTTAATTCGTTAATCATCTTCGTCTTCCTTTATTCCGTTTACACATTAGCACCCAATGAAACTGTCTcgcaaagaagaaaaagaattatcACAGAGAGATTGATGAAAGAGTATGACATTTCTGCGAGTGATCTGGAAATGATTGAGCAACTGGACGAAGTAGCAGAAGAGTAAAAACGTGTGCAAAAAGTGGGACGCGCACGAGAATGGCTAGCCTGGGAGCGCTTACTTCAACCACGTCGACCACTTCGACCGCTTCCGCTGCGTCggtttattttcattttttcactttttgaACGCAATCGTTGAAGCAGTTTGTTTCCGTGTGTTCTCCACGCGTTGGTTGTATACCTCCTCACTGCAACTGTTAAtctggtatttttttttttttccattcttaTGCTAAAGTGCCATCATAGagcatttttcccttttcttaagtttctcacaaaaaaaaaaaaaaatgaaacaaaaaagaaagcaatcATGAGTAACATTTTCTCGTTGGCTTACACATTGGGGCAGTTAAAACGTGCCATAATTGCATCAAGAAATTATGACAGTTGTGAAATTTTAGCAGCTATGGATAGCAACAAAATTAACAGGTAAATTACGCGCACACAAAAGGGTACCGCCCAACATATGCTGCTGTGCAATTTTCAtcaaaacaaaaatttcatttgttGATTCaagtttttaatatttaaaagactgaatttacaaaatgataaGAAATTACTGTAAAGTAAATTGAaacaaagaggaagaaaaagtttTAACAAACATTAAATGAATAGGTACAACAGTTTTGTTTTgtatcaatatttttttaaaaatacgactggaattaaaaaaaaaaaaaaaaaaaaaaaaaaaaaacatatatatatgtacatgt harbors:
- a CDS encoding hypothetical protein, conserved (encoded by transcript PVX_098590A), with product MEFNNRLTLFILFICSALIAAYSCGDANQKSKPNVPLDPRILELSTKVEKEKRLHNLIYVSILSGTIITLVFSLVGLVVDDYIRDVKWKEQHTKKR
- a CDS encoding hypothetical protein, conserved (encoded by transcript PVX_098595A); amino-acid sequence: MNYLFGTRRNFNISRLKNTFISHTYKGNNVKEHHCKKLSFSTKSGGHNNDNNNSNNTLNYKFSKKGKDEKETNFFSNPNYKVINSQPKRNLSVFGYNRGKLFVSIKKDFTSFVVNSLIIFVFLYSVYTLAPNETVSQRRKRIITERLMKEYDISASDLEMIEQLDEVAEE